The DNA segment CCATGGCCACGCCACGCTCGGTGTGGGTCTGCGGGTCAAAGAAGATCTCGGCCCGCACCACGTTGTCCTGCACCGCGCGGCGCAGGTAGGCCATGGTCATGTCGTAGAAGTCTTCTTCCTGCAGCAGCACGCTGGCGCCGGCGTAGTAGATGTCCAGAAAGCTCTGCAGATCGGTGAAGGCGTAGGCGGCACGCAGCGCCTCCACGTCGGCATAGGGCAGATCCACGCCATTGCGTTCGGCCAGGGCAAAGATCAGCTCGGGCTCGAGCGAGCCCTCGATGTGGATGTGCAGCTCCGCCTTGGGCATGGCGCGCAGCAACAGGGGCAGACGGGAAGTTTCCACGACGGGCACAGTATGCATTTCAATCCTCTATGGCGCTGCGCGCCGCTCTCAGACTGCGAATATGGCACGCCCAGGCCCAGGTGCAAGAACCGTGCGCAAAAAACCGTACGCCATCGCCGCCTGTACGCCACCGGGCCATGCCCGGGAGCCGCCCTGTATCCTGGCCTTCACTCCCCCGGAATGGCACAGGCCGCGATAGCGGCCCGGGACCTGGTGGAGGTCAGCACACGCCAAAACTGACGCCACTGGCTTTCAGATAGCGGCGGTAGGCGGACGACATGCGGTCGGCAGCCGAATGCAGCTCGGCGCGCGGGTCCAGCGGCAGCGGCTTGGGCAGTTGCGACTCCAGCACCGGCTGGTCCTGCGTGAAGATGGTGTGCTGGAACTGCTGCAACTGGGCGTCGGTGGACTCGAAGTCGGCCACCGCCAGGCGGAACCAGACGCGGCTGGTGTCCGGCGTGACCGGGCAGATGAACAGGCCGATGGCTTCGTGCCAGCCCTGCTTGCTGCTGCCCTCTTCCGGGATCTTGGTCAGCAGCGCGGTGTAGGGTGCCGTCACTTCATAGGTGTATTCCACTTCGGCAGGCTTGGTGGAATGCAGGTTCGACTGGGGCTGCACGGCCTTGCAGCCGGTGGCCTTGACGCCGGTGGGCGTGGGTTCCACCTGGTAAGGCGCCATGGCCGTGGCATCGCGGCTGCCCAGCCAGCCTTCATGCACAAAGCCGAAGTGCGACATGTCCAGGAAGTTCTCGATGATGCGTGGTGCGCTGGCTGCCACGTCGTACGGGCCGCAGTTGAGCTTGCGCAGCTGGTCGTTGGCCTCCGCCTCGAACACCGGCAGTGGCACGTCGGCGCCTTCCGGTGCTTGCAGCTGCACCCAGACCAGGCCATAGGCTTCCTGCACGTTGAAGGACTTGACGCAGTGCTGCGGTGGCGGCGTGAAACCGGGCACCGCCGGCACCTTCACGCACTGACCGTTGTCTGCGAACTGCCAGCCATGGTAGGGGCACTCCAGATTGCCTTCGTTGACCCGGCCCAGCGACAGGCGTGCGCCGCGGTGCGGGCAGCGGTCGACAAAGGCCTGGGCGCGACCGCTGGTGTCGCGCCAGAGCACCAGGTCTTGCTCCAGCAGCCGCACGGCCAGGGGAGCATCAATCACATCGTGGGAGAGGGCAAGCGGGTGCCACTGGCTTTTTTCCATCATGGGGCGCGATCATTCCAAACAAAAAGGCTGCCCGGAGGGCAGCCTTTGCATAACCGAGCAGTATTGACGGGCTTGATACCCGTCATAACGCCAGGCGTATACCGCCTTACTTGGCGCCGGGCACCTTGCCTTCCACGCCCTTGACGTAGAAGTTGACGCCTTGCAGGAAAGCGTCGTCGGCGGCCTTGTCGGCTGCCAGCACTTCCTTGCCGTCGTTGGAGGCGATCGGGCCCTTCCAGATCACGTACGTGCCTTCCTTCAGGCCCTTCTTGACCTCTTCCACCTTGGCCTTGGCTTCGGCAGGCACGTCTTCGGCGATGGACACCAGATCGATGGCGCCTTCCTTCACTCCCCACCAGCTGCTGCCCGTGGCCCAGGTGTTGTTCAGCACATCGTTGACGGCCTTGGAGTAGTAAGGCGCCCAGTTGATGATGGACGAACCCAGGTGGGCCTTGGGACCGTAGGCGGTCATGTCCGAATCCCAGCCGAAGGCACGGATGCCCTTTTCTTCGGCGGTCTTCAGCACGGCAGGCGAATCGGTGTTCTGGAACAGGATGTCGGCGCCGCCGTTGATCAGGCTGGTGGCAGCTTCGGTTTCCTTGGGAGGGCTGAACCATTCATTGACCCAGACCACCTTGGTCTTGACCTTGGGGTTCACGCTCTGCGCGCCCAGCGTGAAGCTGTTGATGTTGCGGATCACTTCGGGGATGGGCACCGAGCCCACGATGCCCAGGGTGTTGGACTTGGTCATCGAGCCGGCGATGATGCCGGCCAGGTAGGCGCCTTCGTAGGTGCGGCTGTCATAGGTGCGCACGTTCTCGGCGGTCTTGTAGCCGGTGGCGTGTTCCCACTTCACGTCCTTGAAGTCGCCGGCCAGCTTCTGGATGCTGTCCATGTAGCCGAAGGTGGTGCCGAAGACCACCTTGTTGCCCTGGGAAGCCAGGTCGCGCAGCACGCGCTCGGCGTCCGGACCTTCGGGCACGCTTTCCACGAAGGAGGTCTGGATCTTGTCGCCAAACTCGGCTTCCAGCTTCTTGCGGGCCTGGTCGTGCGCGAACGTCCAGCCGCCGTCACCCACCGGGCCGACGTAGGCGAAACCGATCTTCAGCGGCTCGGCCTTGGCGGCAGGTGCGGGTTCGGCTGCGGGAGCGGCCGGTGCCGGCTCTTCCTTCTTGCCGCAGCCAGCCAACACGGCCGCTGCCACAGCGGACATGGCCGCCATCTTGAACAAAGAGCGTTTCTTCAGGTCTGTCATGAATATTCCTTCTGGAGGAAAAAAGAGGTGATTTGCGACACGCACGCACAGTGCCCGTGCCGGTCGGCGGGGTGCACTATGTTTGCACAGTTCCGGCGCAGATTCTGCCTGCGATCCATCGCCTTGCCGCACTGTGCCTGTGGCACAACGCTGCAGGCGACGTTCGTCCGGCGGGCATGTTACACATGCAAAAACCGCACCATGGCGCGGTGCCGGGCGGCGGCGACCGCGCACCGCATGCAAAAGGCCTCCCGAAGGAGGCCTGCATCAGGGGCTTGCGGGCCCGTGCTTATTTGCCGCCTGCGCCCGGCACCTTGCCTTCCACGCCATTGACGTAGAAGTTGATGCCACGCAGGAAGCCGTCATCGGCCACCTGGCCGGCGGCCAGCACTTCCTTGCCGGTGTTGTCCTTGATGGGACCGGTCCAGACGGCGAAGCTGCCGTCCCTCATGCCGGCCTTGGCCTTCTCGACCTTGTCCTTGATGTCCTGGGGCACCTGGTCGGCGATCTTCACCAGATCCATGGCGCCTTCCTTGACGCCCCACCAGTAGTTGCCGCCCTGCCAGTTGCCGGCCAGCGTGTCTTCCACCACCTTGGTGTAGTAAGGCGTCCAGTTGATCACGGCCGAGCCCAGGTGGGCCTTGGGCGCGAAGGCGCTCATGTCGCCGTCCTTGCCGAAGGCATAGGCACCGCGCTCTTCGGCGGTCTTGAGCACGGCGGGCGAATTGGTGTTCTGGTACATCACGTCCACACCGCCGTTGAGCAGGCTGGTGGCAGCTTCCGATTCCTTGGGGGGGCTGAACCATTCGTTCACCCATACCACCTTGGCCTTGATCGAGGGATCGATGGCCTGGGCGCCCAGCACAAAGCTGTTGATGTTGCGCACCACTTCGGGGATGGGCACCGAAGCCACCACACCCACGGTCTTGGTCTTGGTCATGGCACCGGCCACCAGACCGGCCAGATAGGCGCCTTCGAAGGTCTTGCTGTCGTACACGGCCACGTTGTCGGCCTGCTTGTAGCCGGTGGCGTGCTCGAACTTCACGTCCTTCAGATCGGCGGCCGCCTTCTGCACGAATTCCTGGTAGCCGAAGCTGGTTGCGAAGACCAGCTTGTTGCCCTGGCCGGCCATGTCACGCATCACGCGCTCGGCGTCGGCCGACTCGGGCACGCTTTCCACCATGGAGGTTTCGATCTTGTCGCCGAACTTCTCCTGAATCGCCTTGCGCGCCAGCTCGTGCTGGAAGGTCCAGCCGCCATCTCCGATGGGGCTGACGTACATGAAACCGACCTTCAGCTTGTCGGCCGCCGGTGCCTGGGCAGCAGGGGCAGCGGCCGGAGCCGGTGCTTCTTCCTTCTTGCCGCAGGCCGTCAGGGCCGCCACGGACACGGCCGACAGGCCGATCATCTTGAGCAAAGTGCGCTTGCGCAGTGCGTTCATGCGAGTGTTCCTCTGGTGGGAGTTCTGTGAAAAAGGGGAATCTGGTCTCAGGAGCCGGGATAGAACGGCTTGCCGAGGGAAGCCGGCATGTTCGCGCGGATCCAGGCCGGATTGCGCGAGATGATAACCAGCACCACGATGGTGGCCAGATAAGGCAGCATGGACAGCAGCTGGCTGGCCACCTGCACGCCCGTGGCCTGCAGGTGGAACTGCAGCATGGTCACGCCGCCGAACAGGTAGGCACCCAGCAGCACGCGGGCCGGCCGCCAGGTGGCGAAGGTGGTCAGCGCCAGGGCAATCCAGCCACGGCCCGCGACCATTCCTTCGACCCACAGCGGGGTATACACCGTGGAGATGTAGGCACCTGCCAGACCGCACAGCGCGCCACCGGCCATCACGGCCGCCAGACGGATGGGACGCACGGCATAGCCGATGGCGTGGGCCGATTCGGGCGATTCGCCCACGGCACGCAGCACCAGCCCGGCGCGCGAGCGGTACAGGAAAGCGATCAGCGCCAGCGCCAGCAGCACGGTGATGTAGACCAGCGGATGCAGCTTGAACAGTGCCGGGCCGATGACCGGGATGTCCGACAGCAGCGGAATGGCGTACTTGGGCAGCTCTGGCAGCTTGGCCTGCACATAGGCCTGGCCGGCAAAGGCCGAGAAGCCGGTGCCGAAAAGGCTCAGCGCCAGACCGGTGGCGTACTGGTTGGTGTTCAACCAGATCACCAGCACCCCGAACAGGCCGGCCAGCAGCGCGCCCGCCGCCATGCCGGCGGCAAAGCCGATCCAGGTGCTGCCGGTGTGCACCACCGCGGCAAAGCCCGCCAGGGCGGCGCACAGCATCATGCCTTCGGCCCCCAGGTTGACGATGCCGGCTTTTTCATTGATCAGCAGACCCAGGGCCGCCAGCGCCAGCACGGTGCCGGCGCTCAGGGTGGAACCCAGTAGCAGTGCGTAAGCGTCCATCACTGGCCTCCTTTTGCTGCGCCCTTGGGAGCGGAGACCCAGCGCAGGCGGTAGGCGATCAGGGTGTCGCATGCCAGCAGCGTGAAAAGCAGCAGACCCTGGAAGACGCCGGTCAAAGACTTGGGCAGGCCCAGACGCGACTGCGCCAGCTCACCACCGATATAGAACATGCTCATGAGAATGGCAGAGAAGATCATGCCCACCGGGTGCAGGCGCCCCACGAAGGCCACGATGATGGCAGCAAAGCCGTAACCGGCCGGCACATAGGGGGTGAGCTGGCCAATGGGGCCCGCCACTTCCAGTGCACCCGCCAGGCCGGCACAGCCGCCCGAGATCAGCAGCGCCGTCCACAGCGCGCGGCGCGAGGAGAAACCGGCGTAGCGCGCCGCCGCCGGGGCCAGACCGCCCACCTGCTGGGCAAAGCCCAGCTTGGTGCGGAACAGGAAGACCCACAGCAGGGCCGAGCCGAGCAAGGCCAGCAGCGTGCCGATGTGCAGGCGCGTGCCTTCGATCAGCTTGGGAATCTGCGTGACCCGCTCGAACATCTTGCTCTGCGGGAAGTTGTAGCCCATGGGGTCCTTCCAGGGACCATAGACCAGATAGCCCAGCACCAGGGTGCCGACATAGACCAACATCAGGCTGACCAGGATCTCGTTGGCGTTGAACTTGTCGCGCAGCAAGGCCACGATGCCCGCCCACACCATGCCGCCGAGCACACCCGCCAGCAGGATCACCGGCACGATCCAGGGACCGGTGGTCTTGTCGGCCAGCAGGGCCACACCACCGGCTGCCACGGCACCGATCACGAACTGCCCTTCAGCGCCGATGTTCCACACATTGGAGCGAAAGCACACGGCCAGGCCCAGTGCGATCAGCAGCAGCGGCGTGGCTTTCATGGCCACCTCGCCCATGGCGTAGGTGGTCTTCAGCGGCTCCCAGAAGAAGGCCTGCAGCCCCTTGACCGGGTCCTTGCCCAGCAGCATGAACAGGACGATGCCGATCAGCACCGTGATGGCCAGCGCCAGCAAGGGCGATCCATAGGTCCACCAGCGCGAAGCCTGGGGACGTTGTTCCAGCTTGATCATGCCTGCCCCCCTGCCCCGGCCTGGCGCTCGCTGCGCGCCAGGTGCTGCTGCACCTCGGCATGCCACAGGCCGCTCATCCATTCGCCAATCTTCTGCACCGAGGCATCGGCCCGGTCCACGGAAGGGCTCAGGCGCCCCTTGGCCACCACATGCAGGCGGTCGCTGATTTCAAACAATTCGTCCAACTCCTCGCTGAGCACCAGCACGGCGCAGCCCGCGTCCCGCAGCGCCAGCATCGCCCCCCGGATCTGCGCTGCCGCGCCCACGTCCACCCCCCAGGTGGGCTGGGAGACGATGAGCAGCCTGGGCTTGGCATCGATCTCGCGGCCCACGATGAATTTCTGCAGATTGCCGCCCGACAGCGACTTGGCCGCGGCATTCGGGCCGCCGGCCTTCACACCGAAACGGCGGATGATGTCGGCCGCATGCGCCTGCAACTGGCCCATGCGCAACCAGCCGCCAGAGCCCACGGCGT comes from the Comamonas terrigena NBRC 13299 genome and includes:
- a CDS encoding aromatic ring-hydroxylating oxygenase subunit alpha produces the protein MMEKSQWHPLALSHDVIDAPLAVRLLEQDLVLWRDTSGRAQAFVDRCPHRGARLSLGRVNEGNLECPYHGWQFADNGQCVKVPAVPGFTPPPQHCVKSFNVQEAYGLVWVQLQAPEGADVPLPVFEAEANDQLRKLNCGPYDVAASAPRIIENFLDMSHFGFVHEGWLGSRDATAMAPYQVEPTPTGVKATGCKAVQPQSNLHSTKPAEVEYTYEVTAPYTALLTKIPEEGSSKQGWHEAIGLFICPVTPDTSRVWFRLAVADFESTDAQLQQFQHTIFTQDQPVLESQLPKPLPLDPRAELHSAADRMSSAYRRYLKASGVSFGVC
- a CDS encoding BMP family ABC transporter substrate-binding protein yields the protein MTDLKKRSLFKMAAMSAVAAAVLAGCGKKEEPAPAAPAAEPAPAAKAEPLKIGFAYVGPVGDGGWTFAHDQARKKLEAEFGDKIQTSFVESVPEGPDAERVLRDLASQGNKVVFGTTFGYMDSIQKLAGDFKDVKWEHATGYKTAENVRTYDSRTYEGAYLAGIIAGSMTKSNTLGIVGSVPIPEVIRNINSFTLGAQSVNPKVKTKVVWVNEWFSPPKETEAATSLINGGADILFQNTDSPAVLKTAEEKGIRAFGWDSDMTAYGPKAHLGSSIINWAPYYSKAVNDVLNNTWATGSSWWGVKEGAIDLVSIAEDVPAEAKAKVEEVKKGLKEGTYVIWKGPIASNDGKEVLAADKAADDAFLQGVNFYVKGVEGKVPGAK
- a CDS encoding BMP family ABC transporter substrate-binding protein; amino-acid sequence: MNALRKRTLLKMIGLSAVSVAALTACGKKEEAPAPAAAPAAQAPAADKLKVGFMYVSPIGDGGWTFQHELARKAIQEKFGDKIETSMVESVPESADAERVMRDMAGQGNKLVFATSFGYQEFVQKAAADLKDVKFEHATGYKQADNVAVYDSKTFEGAYLAGLVAGAMTKTKTVGVVASVPIPEVVRNINSFVLGAQAIDPSIKAKVVWVNEWFSPPKESEAATSLLNGGVDVMYQNTNSPAVLKTAEERGAYAFGKDGDMSAFAPKAHLGSAVINWTPYYTKVVEDTLAGNWQGGNYWWGVKEGAMDLVKIADQVPQDIKDKVEKAKAGMRDGSFAVWTGPIKDNTGKEVLAAGQVADDGFLRGINFYVNGVEGKVPGAGGK
- a CDS encoding ABC transporter permease — translated: MDAYALLLGSTLSAGTVLALAALGLLINEKAGIVNLGAEGMMLCAALAGFAAVVHTGSTWIGFAAGMAAGALLAGLFGVLVIWLNTNQYATGLALSLFGTGFSAFAGQAYVQAKLPELPKYAIPLLSDIPVIGPALFKLHPLVYITVLLALALIAFLYRSRAGLVLRAVGESPESAHAIGYAVRPIRLAAVMAGGALCGLAGAYISTVYTPLWVEGMVAGRGWIALALTTFATWRPARVLLGAYLFGGVTMLQFHLQATGVQVASQLLSMLPYLATIVVLVIISRNPAWIRANMPASLGKPFYPGS
- a CDS encoding ABC transporter permease, with protein sequence MIKLEQRPQASRWWTYGSPLLALAITVLIGIVLFMLLGKDPVKGLQAFFWEPLKTTYAMGEVAMKATPLLLIALGLAVCFRSNVWNIGAEGQFVIGAVAAGGVALLADKTTGPWIVPVILLAGVLGGMVWAGIVALLRDKFNANEILVSLMLVYVGTLVLGYLVYGPWKDPMGYNFPQSKMFERVTQIPKLIEGTRLHIGTLLALLGSALLWVFLFRTKLGFAQQVGGLAPAAARYAGFSSRRALWTALLISGGCAGLAGALEVAGPIGQLTPYVPAGYGFAAIIVAFVGRLHPVGMIFSAILMSMFYIGGELAQSRLGLPKSLTGVFQGLLLFTLLACDTLIAYRLRWVSAPKGAAKGGQ